The proteins below come from a single Stomoxys calcitrans chromosome 1, idStoCalc2.1, whole genome shotgun sequence genomic window:
- the LOC106095825 gene encoding 20-hydroxyecdysone protein has product MRCSLTIVGFFLAVALSCDAAVVQRRYRNTEEVLVPVTVIQDGDELKEILKEEIVQPQEKIAASELDVITQEIAKIVDEEQKLAAVDAVEEAQRRFDEDLLEEDIKDAVIGENEKLLKDMQQKEEKLEVIKNEKQEDEIVQQTLKGLAVGETAIQPEIIPEAQDILKESDSTASQTLGEEKEPAQDLKSLVKPEKSEVIEEDPIASSSNEGEPEGSLRQATQATPAQTTQQNFVQQLIQSSPLGPFFNQITGQNNQAQVANDDAGSAPATPNPTIPAFLAPALTTVQNAAQSVVNTTTSAFQGLTSFASNLGNQFQNTLSNLGGQQPAQQAASDATTARPQGPFQQLVNTFMGNNQQAAQPAPQQPLGPFQGLLNIFQGNNANSAPQANTAPADTVESQKPAKEPEVAEPASPSADENTINTADTLSNEIRNSAEVEDSFEDTAQPEELIVVQDDATQNQEQQQ; this is encoded by the coding sequence ATGCGTTGCTCCTTGACCATAGTTGGATTTTTCTTGGCCGTCGCCCTTAGCTGCGATGCTGCCGTTGTCCAGAGACGCTATCGCAACACCGAAGAGGTTCTGGTGCCGGTCACTGTAATACAAGACGGCGATGAGCTGAAAGAAATCCTAAAGGAGGAAATTGTTCAACCGCAAGAAAAAATTGCCGCTTCCGAGTTAGATGTTATTACTCAAGAAATTGCCAAGATTGTGGATGAAGAACAAAAATTGGCAGCGGTAGATGCGGTGGAAGAAGCCCAACGCCGCTTTGACGAAGATCTGTTGGAGGAGGACATCAAGGATGCTGTTATCGGGGAAAATGAAAAACTCCTAAAGGATATGCAacagaaagaagaaaaattggaagtcattaaaaaTGAAAAGCAGGAGGATGAGATAGTACAACAAACATTAAAAGGCCTAGCTGTTGGTGAAACAGCAATTCAGCCAGAAATAATCCCGGAGGCCCAAGATATTTTGAAAGAGTCGGATTCCACCGCATCTCAGACTTTAGGCGAAGAGAAAGAACCTGCtcaagatttaaagtctttggtgAAACCAGAAAAATCTGAGGTGATTGAGGAGGATCCCATTGCTTCGTCAAGCAATGAGGGTGAACCTGAAGGATCTTTACGCCAAGCCACTCAAGCCACACCTGCCCAAACTACGCAACAGAATTTTGTGCAACAACTCATTCAGAGCTCTCCCCTGGGGCCATTCTTCAATCAAATAACCGGACAAAATAATCAAGCACAAGTGGCAAACGACGACGCGGGCAGCGCCCCCGCCACTCCGAATCCCACCATTCCAGCGTTTCTGGCTCCAGCCTTAACGACCGTCCAAAATGCTGCCCAATCCGTGGTTAACACAACCACATCGGCTTTCCAAGGGCTCACTAGTTTCGCTTCGAATCTTGGCAATCAATTCCAAAATACGCTATCCAACTTGGGTGGCCAACAACCAGCGCAACAGGCGGCCAGCGACGCAACCACAGCTCGACCACAAGGACCATTCCAGCAACTAGTCAATACCTTTATGGGCAACAATCAACAGGCCGCACAACCAGCACCTCAACAACCACTGGGGCCCTTCCAGGGTCTGCTCAACATTTTCCAGGGCAACAATGCCAACAGTGCACCACAAGCAAACACAGCGCCTGCCGATACTGTTGAATCTCAGAAGCCGGCCAAAGAACCAGAAGTTGCAGAACCAGCCAGTCCCAGCGCAGATGAGAACACCATCAACACAGCCGATACGCTAAGTAATGAGATTCGCAACAGCGCTGAGGTTGAGGATTCGTTCGAGGACACCGCTCAACCCGAAGAGCTGATTGTCGTTCAAGATGATGCCACCCAAAACCAGGAGCAGCAGCAGTAA